The genomic stretch GTGCGCTCGTCGTCGGATCGGCCCCGGGGGAGTGGTACCTGCTCGCCCCGCCCGCGACGGCCGGCGACGTGGCCCTACGGATCGAGACGGGCGGGGACGACGGGCCGGTCAGCATCGTCGACCTGACCCACGGACGCGCGCTCCTGCGCCTCACCGGGGTCGACGCCGCCAGCCTTCTGTCGAAGGTCTGCGCCATCGACCTGGGCGACGAGGTCACGCCCGACGGCGCGGCGTTCCGGTCGTCCGTGGCCGGGGTCGTCACCGACGTGGTGCGCGACGACATCGAGGGCCGGCGGTCGTACCTGCTGGGCTGCGAGCGGTCCACCGGCCAGTTCCTGTTCGACGCGCTCGTCGACGCCGGGGAGGAATTCGGCGTCGACGTGGACGGCTTCCGCCCCTGAGGACAGAGAGGCAGACCCATGCAGCTTCCGCGGCACGTTCCGTACCTGATCGTCGGCGCCGGCGTCCACGGCCTGAGCACCGCCTGGCACCTAGCCAGGCGGCTGCGGGCCAGCGGCCGGGGCTCGGGCGAGGACGTGGTCGTGGTCGACAAGACGTCGATCGCGGCCGGCGCCAGTGGCATCGCCTGCGGGGTGGTGCGCAACTTCTACTACCAGCCGGCCATGGGCGAGGTCATGCGCGTCAGCGTCGACGTGTGGGAGTCCGACCCCGAGGGGCTGGCCTACCACCCGGTGGGCTACCTCGCCGCCGCCCCCGAGATCCAGGCCGCGGACCTGGAGGCCATCCACGAGCGCCACATGGCCACCGGCTACGACGCCACCCTGGTCCGCGGCGAGCGCGAGGCCTTCGAGTACATGCGGGGCCTGTTCGGCGACTGGCAGGCGCGCGGCCTGACCGCCGTCCTGCACGAGCACCGCGGCGGGTTCGGGTTCAACCGCGAGTCGATGCTCGGCCTGGCCCACAAGGCCGAGGCCGAGGGCGTGCGGGTGCTGGCCGGCGTCGAGGTCACCGGCTTCGACATCGGCGGCGACGGCGTCGAGACCGTGCGGACGCCCCAGGGCGACGTCGCCGTCGACCAGCTCGTCGTGGCCGCGGGCCCGTGGGCGCCCCACCTGTGGGACATGCTCGGGCTGCCCGAGACGATCGACGTCCGCGAGTCACCCGGCGGCGAGTTGCACACGGGCGTGGACATGTGGACCTACTGGCGCCTGCAGGAAGGCGAGGTCCGTGTCGACCCCCGGACCTTCGTCACCGACGACGGCGCGGAGGCGCCGGTGCTGCACGTCGACTCGACGGAGCCGCTGCGCTCCGACCGCGACGGCCACCTCATCACCGGCGGGCACTGGGGCGTGTACTTCAAGCGCGACCGCCACGGCGTCCAGGGAGGGGCCGTCCCCGAGAGGATCGGGCCGCGGGCCCACGTGGACCCCTACGGGCCGGCCAGCCCCCACTACACCGTCGACGACGACTTCATCGACTACTGGACGGCGGGGCTCGCCCACTGCCTGGGGCGTTTCGAGGGCTGCAGCGGGCGGTACCACGACGCGCCCACCGGCGGCATCGGCGCGTTCACC from Actinomycetota bacterium encodes the following:
- a CDS encoding sarcosine oxidase, with protein sequence ALVVGSAPGEWYLLAPPATAGDVALRIETGGDDGPVSIVDLTHGRALLRLTGVDAASLLSKVCAIDLGDEVTPDGAAFRSSVAGVVTDVVRDDIEGRRSYLLGCERSTGQFLFDALVDAGEEFGVDVDGFRP
- a CDS encoding FAD-binding oxidoreductase; amino-acid sequence: MQLPRHVPYLIVGAGVHGLSTAWHLARRLRASGRGSGEDVVVVDKTSIAAGASGIACGVVRNFYYQPAMGEVMRVSVDVWESDPEGLAYHPVGYLAAAPEIQAADLEAIHERHMATGYDATLVRGEREAFEYMRGLFGDWQARGLTAVLHEHRGGFGFNRESMLGLAHKAEAEGVRVLAGVEVTGFDIGGDGVETVRTPQGDVAVDQLVVAAGPWAPHLWDMLGLPETIDVRESPGGELHTGVDMWTYWRLQEGEVRVDPRTFVTDDGAEAPVLHVDSTEPLRSDRDGHLITGGHWGVYFKRDRHGVQGGAVPERIGPRAHVDPYGPASPHYTVDDDFIDYWTAGLAHCLGRFEGCSGRYHDAPTGGIGAFTADSFPVFDYMLPNTYVIADSNHGYKMIGVGKEVARVLTGEKSEVLHPFRFSRYAEGALHPTSSSPFPWS